Proteins from a genomic interval of Lolium perenne isolate Kyuss_39 chromosome 1, Kyuss_2.0, whole genome shotgun sequence:
- the LOC139831118 gene encoding uncharacterized protein — translation MLNNAWGKPDSRTSEIQDFKKNIGQFCDQLICKQKEQQALHYELHKNIALQRRVTLSQAENIRTLKDENAELAKQLADAQGASSSLATASTELENLRSSYQELETKLKEAELKREQAEKQLAEKNSEHIREKGELELKKNADSETIRRQQKELNGLRKFMETAEQHWDLLNENILEPLGYPEQRRNLFPRDDLLQLAGDDCKDLISASRKICYNLNIKRSRTCDVRKLIGKMDVLPELVTDLQASSARGAAAMALTMCLAHTPGLDLDEVTTGVPPDADVGALLDAVSGYDTRIARRIRHEEFYDKVVLAADEPLEAELQKELDAKARPAESGAQFTWTSSKDAPQEEPKTSTAASEEKESEEDVSSPAEGAKEQDPEGKTSPAKGE, via the exons atgctgaacaacgcctgggggaagccggattccaggacatcggagatccaggacttcaagaaaaacattggccagttctgcgatcaacttatctgcaagcaaaag gaacagcaggcgctgcactacgagctgcacaagaacattgccctgcagcgccgcgttactctgagtcaggcggaaaatatccggaccctgaaggatgagaatgcggaactggctaaacaactggcagacgcccaag gcgcatcctcctcccttgcaacagcttcgactgaacttgagaacctgcgctcctcgtaccaagagttggagacgaagctaaaggaagcggaacttaagagggagcaggccgaaaaacaactggcggagaaaaactccgagcatatcagggagaagggcgagctggaactgaaaaagaatgctgacagcgagaccatcaggaggcagcaaaaagagctcaatggactccggaaatttatggagacggcggagcaacactgggacttgctcaatgagaacatcttgg agccgcttgggtacccggaacagcgccggaatttgttcccacgggacgaccttctgcaactcgcgggcgatgactgcaaggatctcatctccgcctcccgcaaaatatgctataacttgaacatcaagaggagccgcacttgcgacgtgcgcaagcttattggtaagatggatgttttgccggagctggtgacggatctgcaagcatcttcagcccgaggcgcagctgcaatggccttgaccatgtgcctagcacatactccgggtcttgatcttgatgaagtgaccacgggcgttcctccggatgcggatgtcggcgcgctgctggatgcagtgagcggctacgacacccgtatcgcgcgcaggatccggcacgaggaattctacgacaaggtcgtcctcGCTGCTGACGAGCCCTTAGAAGCGGAACTTCAGAAGGAACTCGACgccaaggcgcgacctgcggaatccggagcccagtttacctggaccagctccaaggatgctccccaagaggaacccaagaccagcactgctgcctctgaagaaaaagaaagtgaagaagacgtgtcttctccggccgaaggcgccaaggaacaagatccagagggcaagacttctccggctaagggggagtga